A single genomic interval of Lactococcus sp. S-13 harbors:
- a CDS encoding zeta toxin family protein, producing MVEQIDFHLEYAKKHKDNFIADIVEDKKKLEDKTAVFMAGSPGAGKSEVASSISSIYPDYVVIDADYFRSKFPGYNGSNSSEFQKAASWLVEQSFKYMVENEYSFILDATFALISSNNNIKRVIKNNFKPIIFYVYQKPLIAWDFTKKREKVEGRVVPKQTFINAFFKSRENIIKAKAKYPEVELNIVLKDFNNNISDVHFDAENIELVIAQEYTREELEEKIND from the coding sequence ATGGTTGAGCAGATTGATTTTCATTTGGAGTACGCAAAAAAACATAAAGATAATTTTATAGCTGATATTGTAGAAGATAAAAAGAAGCTTGAAGATAAAACTGCCGTATTTATGGCTGGAAGTCCTGGTGCCGGAAAAAGTGAAGTCGCAAGCTCTATTTCATCTATTTATCCTGATTATGTTGTAATTGATGCAGATTATTTTCGTTCAAAGTTTCCTGGTTATAATGGAAGCAACTCAAGTGAATTTCAAAAAGCAGCTTCATGGCTGGTAGAGCAATCGTTTAAATATATGGTTGAAAATGAGTACTCTTTTATTCTAGATGCAACTTTTGCTTTGATTAGCTCGAACAACAATATTAAGCGTGTCATAAAAAATAATTTTAAACCAATAATATTTTATGTTTATCAAAAACCTTTGATTGCATGGGATTTTACTAAAAAGCGAGAGAAAGTAGAAGGACGAGTTGTACCAAAACAAACGTTTATTAATGCTTTTTTTAAATCAAGAGAAAATATTATCAAAGCGAAGGCAAAGTATCCTGAAGTTGAGTTAAACATTGTGTTAAAAGACTTTAATAATAATATTTCTGATGTTCATTTTGATGCAGAAAATATTGAACTTGTTATCGCTCAGGAATATACTCGTGAAGAATTGGAGGAAAAAATTAATGACTGA